One part of the Sorangiineae bacterium MSr11954 genome encodes these proteins:
- the nadA gene encoding quinolinate synthase NadA, giving the protein MTSLPIAGAPDRAGTLRAPIDPSLDLEDEIARLKKERNAILLAHYYQDSDIQDVADVIGDSLQLSQAAAKTTADVICFAGVHFMAETAKILNPDKIVVLPDLDAGCSLADGCPADKFAAWKAQHPNSVVVSYINCSAEVKALSDYIVTSSNAEKIVDHIGPDKTILFAPDRNLGAYLEKKLGRKMVLWQGSCVVHETFSERKLIALKTRHPEAKVLAHPECEPTVLKMADYIGSTTGILKHAIASPLKEFIVATEAGILHQMQKAAPEKTFIPAPPEANCACNECPHMKKNTLEKVYLALRDLEPRLELPSHLLTAARTPIDRMLSLS; this is encoded by the coding sequence ATGACGTCTCTCCCAATAGCCGGCGCGCCCGACCGCGCCGGCACCTTGCGTGCGCCCATCGACCCGAGCCTCGATCTGGAGGACGAGATCGCGCGCTTGAAGAAGGAGCGCAACGCGATCCTTCTCGCCCATTATTACCAAGACTCCGACATTCAAGACGTCGCCGACGTCATCGGTGACTCGCTGCAGCTCTCGCAAGCGGCCGCCAAGACCACGGCCGACGTGATCTGTTTCGCCGGCGTGCACTTCATGGCCGAGACGGCGAAGATCCTGAACCCGGACAAGATCGTGGTGCTCCCCGACTTGGACGCGGGCTGCTCCCTGGCCGACGGCTGCCCCGCCGACAAGTTCGCCGCCTGGAAGGCGCAGCACCCCAACTCGGTCGTTGTAAGTTACATTAATTGCTCGGCCGAGGTGAAAGCCCTCTCCGACTACATCGTCACGTCGTCCAACGCCGAGAAGATCGTCGACCACATCGGCCCCGACAAAACGATCCTCTTCGCGCCCGACCGAAACCTGGGCGCGTATTTGGAGAAGAAGCTCGGACGCAAGATGGTGCTCTGGCAAGGCAGCTGCGTGGTGCACGAGACCTTCAGCGAGCGAAAGCTGATCGCGCTGAAGACGCGGCACCCCGAGGCCAAGGTGCTGGCCCACCCCGAGTGCGAGCCCACCGTGCTCAAAATGGCGGACTACATCGGCTCGACCACCGGCATCCTCAAGCACGCCATCGCGAGCCCGCTCAAAGAGTTCATCGTGGCCACCGAAGCCGGCATCCTGCACCAAATGCAAAAGGCCGCGCCCGAGAAGACCTTCATCCCGGCCCCGCCCGAGGCCAACTGCGCGTGCAACGAGTGCCCGCACATGAAGAAGAACACGCTCGAGAAGGTCTACCTCGCCCTGCGCGATCTGGAACCGCGCCTCGAGCTGCCGTCCCATCTGCTCACCGCCGCGCGCACGCCCATCGATCGGATGCTGTCGCTCAGCTAG
- a CDS encoding ABC transporter permease — protein MSEATSPEARNDGGEKPESAEKPLFLAVVFDRMVGPVLDLLDELGATAMLASRTFAWTIRPPYRWSQLLIALEFIGAGSVFIVGLVGLFTGMAFTVSSIVGFRQFSAEGMVGGVVALALARELAPVLAAVVVTARAGSTMASELGNMRVTEQIDAITTMGVSPVQFLVSPRVVATTLMLPLLAICFGLAGMIGAYVVAVLWQGIDPGIFYDRIEQFVQPSDLRMLGTKSALFGLIVSIICCKKGFFASGGARGVGEATAKAVVASIVAIFAADYVVTTMMTEL, from the coding sequence TTGAGCGAAGCCACGTCCCCCGAAGCCCGAAATGATGGCGGCGAGAAGCCCGAGAGCGCTGAAAAACCGCTATTTCTCGCGGTCGTCTTCGATCGCATGGTCGGCCCCGTGCTGGATCTGCTCGACGAGCTGGGGGCCACCGCCATGCTCGCGAGCCGGACCTTTGCCTGGACCATTCGTCCGCCCTACCGCTGGTCGCAGCTGCTCATTGCGCTCGAGTTCATCGGGGCGGGCTCGGTGTTCATCGTGGGCCTGGTGGGGCTCTTCACCGGCATGGCCTTTACGGTCTCGAGCATCGTGGGCTTCCGTCAATTCTCGGCCGAGGGCATGGTCGGCGGCGTGGTGGCGCTGGCGCTCGCCCGCGAGCTGGCGCCCGTGCTCGCCGCCGTGGTGGTGACCGCCCGCGCCGGGAGCACCATGGCGAGCGAGCTCGGGAACATGCGGGTCACCGAGCAGATCGACGCCATCACCACCATGGGGGTGAGCCCGGTGCAGTTCTTGGTGTCGCCCCGGGTGGTGGCGACCACCTTGATGCTGCCGCTCCTCGCCATCTGCTTCGGCCTCGCCGGCATGATCGGCGCCTACGTGGTGGCGGTCCTATGGCAAGGCATCGACCCCGGCATCTTCTACGATCGCATCGAGCAGTTCGTCCAGCCCAGCGATCTGCGCATGCTCGGCACCAAGAGCGCCCTCTTCGGCCTCATCGTGAGCATCATCTGCTGCAAAAAAGGCTTCTTCGCATCGGGCGGCGCCCGCGGCGTGGGCGAAGCTACCGCCAAAGCCGTCGTCGCCAGCATCGTCGCCATCTTCGCGGCGGACTATGTGGTGACGACGATGATGACGGAGCTCTGA
- a CDS encoding glycosyltransferase family 39 protein — protein sequence MTFLRPEVRRGWRATFNAERLAQWGRSPLTWILVACALVRVVGIGWGLPASDGWDNDGVAPRDFLAGLVETFTPGHYFTYPPFHLLVLGLLTSPVTIVALLRAPSLAPPDVIAEILNVSYMTGIAYIARFTTLVMSLGITYAMAKIAEAVRDRRAGYCAAAITGIDVSFTYYGKMTNLDVPYLFWGSLALLALVRAIAWNEPRRLRAFVILAVLAVATKDQAYALFLVGAPLAIGAWFVFDPRAREGARGIVRELGRGLAIGAGLFLVVDAVILNPTGFRARLGFLVGPASQDFANYSNDMTGRLRVIEETARLYASLWPSAFIVLAVGGIVLHLWRKKHEAPSRWVAGLAPLLTGISFTLAFNCIARRVEHRFILPQSLMLAVYAGLAVHAFLFELRGRVARLFAQAALAVAFARGIFLVVNLDANLLLEPRYDAERWMREHFAPGDRVETYGLNVYIPRFPDNVHVTRIGLDPAARRNPMPGFEERQDRFENVEARKPRWIVISEGWAWRYLTPLPKTEEGGVITPSTQIQTRGDPSATSYFHELLDGRRGYRVAHVGEFKSDIWSRVDLHGSTGRPTWILERVQ from the coding sequence GTGACTTTCCTCCGACCGGAGGTCCGCCGCGGGTGGCGGGCGACATTCAACGCAGAACGGCTCGCGCAATGGGGCCGATCGCCTCTTACCTGGATCCTCGTCGCCTGCGCCCTCGTTCGCGTCGTCGGGATCGGCTGGGGGCTGCCCGCGTCCGATGGGTGGGACAACGATGGCGTGGCCCCGCGGGATTTTCTCGCCGGCCTGGTCGAGACCTTCACCCCCGGTCACTACTTCACCTACCCGCCGTTTCATCTGCTCGTGCTCGGCCTGCTCACCAGCCCCGTCACCATCGTGGCGCTGCTCCGCGCTCCATCGTTGGCCCCGCCCGACGTCATCGCGGAGATCCTGAACGTCTCGTACATGACGGGCATCGCGTACATCGCGCGCTTCACGACCCTGGTCATGTCCCTGGGCATCACGTACGCGATGGCCAAAATCGCCGAGGCCGTGCGCGATCGGCGCGCGGGCTATTGCGCCGCGGCGATCACCGGCATCGACGTCTCGTTCACGTACTACGGCAAGATGACCAACCTCGACGTCCCCTACCTCTTTTGGGGATCGCTGGCCCTCCTCGCGCTCGTACGGGCCATCGCGTGGAACGAGCCGCGGCGCCTGCGCGCGTTCGTCATCCTCGCCGTGCTGGCGGTGGCCACCAAGGATCAAGCGTACGCCCTGTTCCTGGTCGGCGCCCCGCTCGCCATCGGCGCGTGGTTCGTCTTCGATCCGCGCGCGCGCGAGGGGGCGCGCGGCATCGTGCGCGAGCTCGGGCGGGGCCTGGCGATCGGCGCGGGCCTCTTTCTCGTCGTCGATGCGGTGATCCTGAACCCCACGGGCTTTCGCGCCAGGCTGGGGTTCCTCGTGGGCCCCGCCAGCCAGGACTTCGCGAACTATTCGAACGATATGACGGGCCGGCTCCGCGTCATCGAGGAGACGGCGCGCCTCTATGCGAGCCTATGGCCGTCGGCGTTCATCGTCTTGGCCGTGGGCGGCATCGTGCTCCACCTTTGGCGCAAGAAGCACGAGGCGCCTTCGCGCTGGGTGGCCGGGCTCGCGCCCCTCCTCACGGGCATCTCCTTCACCTTGGCGTTCAACTGCATCGCCCGCCGGGTGGAGCACCGCTTCATCCTTCCGCAGTCGCTCATGCTCGCCGTGTACGCGGGCCTGGCCGTGCACGCCTTTTTGTTCGAGCTGCGCGGCAGGGTCGCGCGCCTCTTCGCGCAGGCGGCGCTCGCCGTGGCGTTTGCGCGGGGCATCTTTTTGGTCGTCAACCTCGACGCCAACCTCCTGCTCGAGCCCCGCTACGACGCCGAGCGCTGGATGCGCGAACACTTCGCCCCCGGCGACCGGGTCGAGACGTACGGCCTGAACGTGTACATTCCACGCTTTCCCGATAACGTGCATGTTACACGCATTGGCCTCGACCCCGCGGCGCGGCGCAACCCCATGCCGGGCTTCGAAGAGCGGCAAGATCGCTTCGAGAACGTGGAGGCGCGAAAGCCGCGCTGGATCGTGATCAGCGAGGGGTGGGCGTGGCGCTACCTCACCCCGCTGCCCAAAACCGAAGAGGGCGGCGTCATCACGCCCTCCACGCAAATCCAGACCCGCGGCGATCCCAGCGCCACGAGCTACTTTCACGAGCTCTTGGACGGTCGCCGCGGTTACCGCGTCGCCCACGTAGGCGAGTTCAAAAGCGATATCTGGTCCCGGGTCGATCTGCACGGCAGCACGGGGCGGCCCACGTGGATCCTCGAACGCGTCCAATAA
- a CDS encoding AgmX/PglI C-terminal domain-containing protein: MKKLLFVCAAPAALSALAALTGCGGGAIRSPDVYRDDTKAALSAKDADIRACYDDILKGNPTASGKVTVKFEVETEGGKIQNVTVDKANTTAPDPVSQCVTKNISGVAVTPPDVRKGEGVWVYEFSPPAASSPAAAPLPSKT; this comes from the coding sequence ATGAAGAAGCTCCTTTTCGTTTGTGCAGCCCCCGCCGCGCTCTCGGCCCTCGCCGCGCTCACCGGTTGCGGCGGCGGCGCCATTCGCAGCCCCGACGTGTACCGCGATGACACCAAGGCCGCATTGAGCGCCAAAGACGCGGATATCCGGGCCTGCTACGACGACATCCTGAAGGGCAACCCCACGGCCTCGGGCAAGGTCACCGTCAAGTTCGAGGTGGAGACCGAGGGCGGGAAGATCCAAAACGTGACGGTCGACAAGGCCAACACGACCGCGCCCGATCCCGTCTCCCAGTGCGTCACCAAGAACATCTCCGGCGTCGCCGTCACGCCGCCCGACGTCCGCAAGGGCGAGGGCGTCTGGGTCTACGAGTTCAGCCCGCCGGCCGCATCATCGCCGGCCGCGGCCCCGTTGCCGTCCAAGACCTGA
- a CDS encoding OmpA family protein → MTSHRILPQIFVASSLPLLLAVSVGVSACGGSTQFQSAQAVAINGTPPPPPPAPPPPPEPPKPPPRVELRDNKIDFKEKIQFQVNKAIIKEESFSLLHDIAEVIKKNPQVKKLSIEGHASAEGSAQANKKLSDERAKSVVEYLVKKEGVEAARLTSRGWGVEKPIASNDTEDGREKNRRVEFLVTEQEVTAKKVEIDPATGKERIIDEKKSLVEAGGGANANANVSADTKKKPAGEGAKKHEGKHEGKKNDAKKEDKK, encoded by the coding sequence ATGACTTCCCATCGCATCTTGCCGCAGATCTTCGTGGCATCGTCGCTACCGCTCTTGTTGGCTGTGAGCGTGGGCGTGAGCGCCTGCGGCGGCAGCACGCAGTTCCAATCGGCCCAGGCGGTCGCGATCAATGGGACGCCGCCGCCGCCACCGCCCGCGCCGCCCCCGCCGCCGGAGCCCCCGAAGCCGCCGCCGCGCGTGGAGCTTCGCGACAACAAGATCGATTTCAAAGAGAAGATTCAATTTCAGGTGAACAAGGCGATCATCAAGGAGGAGAGCTTCTCCCTTCTTCACGACATCGCCGAGGTCATCAAAAAGAACCCGCAGGTCAAAAAGCTCTCGATCGAAGGCCACGCGAGCGCCGAAGGCAGCGCGCAGGCGAACAAGAAGCTCTCGGACGAGCGGGCCAAGTCGGTGGTGGAATACCTGGTCAAGAAAGAAGGCGTCGAGGCAGCGCGCCTCACCTCGAGAGGCTGGGGGGTCGAAAAGCCCATCGCCAGCAACGACACCGAGGATGGGCGTGAAAAGAACCGCCGCGTCGAGTTCCTGGTGACGGAGCAAGAGGTCACCGCCAAGAAGGTCGAGATCGATCCGGCCACCGGCAAAGAGCGCATCATCGACGAGAAAAAGAGCTTGGTCGAGGCTGGCGGCGGCGCCAATGCAAACGCCAACGTCTCGGCCGATACGAAGAAGAAGCCGGCCGGCGAAGGCGCCAAGAAGCACGAGGGCAAACACGAGGGCAAGAAGAACGACGCCAAGAAGGAGGACAAGAAGTGA
- a CDS encoding alpha/beta fold hydrolase gives MAPPSNPYFPTHRKIPGARFQLICLPYAGGGSLVYKSWETKLAPGIEVAAVELPGRGRRFGEKAHQRLDTLLPPLVQAIGSVLDGRPFAIFGHSMGALLAFEVAHRLHRAGAKLPSVLFLSARGTRERDEAIHTLPEDRFIARLRSYSGTPTEILDHPEMMELFLPLLRADFAIATGSGDQETTGALPVPLEVMGGTSDPHVPVEDLSGWAVRTTSQFRSTVFTGGHFYQREQEDAVLRLITSRLESEAPAA, from the coding sequence ATGGCCCCTCCGAGCAATCCGTATTTTCCCACCCATCGCAAAATCCCCGGCGCGCGCTTCCAGCTCATTTGTTTGCCGTACGCCGGTGGCGGATCCCTGGTGTACAAAAGCTGGGAGACGAAGCTCGCCCCCGGCATCGAGGTGGCCGCCGTGGAGCTCCCCGGACGCGGCCGGCGCTTCGGTGAAAAGGCGCACCAAAGGCTCGACACCTTGCTGCCGCCCCTGGTGCAGGCCATCGGCTCCGTGCTCGATGGCCGGCCGTTCGCCATCTTCGGCCACAGCATGGGGGCGCTGCTGGCGTTCGAGGTGGCGCACCGCCTGCATCGCGCAGGGGCCAAGCTCCCGTCCGTCCTCTTTCTGTCCGCGCGGGGCACGCGCGAGCGGGACGAGGCCATTCACACCTTGCCCGAGGACCGGTTCATCGCGCGGCTGCGGAGCTACAGCGGCACCCCGACGGAGATCTTGGATCACCCGGAGATGATGGAGCTCTTCCTACCTCTCCTTCGGGCCGATTTTGCCATTGCCACGGGATCGGGCGATCAGGAGACCACGGGGGCGCTCCCCGTGCCGCTCGAAGTGATGGGCGGCACGAGCGATCCGCACGTCCCCGTGGAGGACCTTTCCGGCTGGGCGGTCCGTACGACATCGCAGTTCCGTTCGACCGTCTTTACGGGCGGGCACTTCTACCAACGTGAGCAGGAAGACGCGGTGCTCCGGCTCATCACGTCGCGCTTGGAATCGGAGGCGCCGGCGGCCTAG
- a CDS encoding fumarylacetoacetate hydrolase family protein — translation MKLVTFQTPNPSSSTRYGILDGQRILDLETGFRWFERDRGRNADRAFVTERYGAGLLGFIERAAEARPAADELLRRAHEGKLDESFDGASLFVPAAEVTLLAPLPRPPSMRDGYAFRQHVETARRNRGVEMIPEFDQFPVFYFTNHQAVVGPGELRVLPRQLDRLDFELEAAIVVGKRGRNVPASRADELIFGLTIMNDFSARVLQMEEMKLSLGPAKGKDFATALGPYLCTLDELAPHTTRTDRGNVFDLEMRAFVNDVQVSRGNVKDMNWTFAQILERASYGATLYPGDVIGSGTCGTGCFLELNGSKITNNQWLQPGDRVALEIDGLGQLLNTIAADEETCQVG, via the coding sequence TTGAAGCTCGTCACCTTCCAGACGCCGAATCCTTCCAGTTCGACCCGCTACGGGATCCTCGATGGGCAGCGAATCCTCGATCTCGAGACGGGCTTTCGCTGGTTCGAGCGCGATCGCGGACGAAACGCCGATCGCGCGTTCGTCACCGAGCGATACGGAGCGGGGTTGCTCGGGTTCATCGAGCGCGCGGCCGAGGCTCGCCCCGCGGCCGACGAGCTTCTTCGCCGCGCGCACGAGGGCAAGCTCGACGAATCCTTCGACGGCGCGTCGCTGTTCGTTCCCGCCGCGGAGGTCACCTTGCTCGCGCCGCTCCCGCGGCCGCCCTCGATGCGCGACGGCTACGCGTTCCGCCAGCACGTGGAGACGGCGCGCCGCAACCGCGGGGTGGAGATGATCCCCGAGTTCGATCAGTTCCCGGTCTTTTACTTCACGAACCACCAGGCGGTGGTCGGGCCGGGCGAGCTTCGCGTGCTCCCGCGGCAGCTCGATCGCCTCGACTTCGAGCTCGAGGCGGCGATCGTGGTGGGCAAACGAGGCCGCAACGTACCGGCGTCGCGGGCGGACGAGCTCATCTTCGGGCTCACCATCATGAACGACTTCTCCGCGCGCGTTCTGCAGATGGAGGAGATGAAGCTGTCGCTCGGTCCCGCGAAGGGGAAAGACTTCGCGACCGCGCTGGGGCCCTACCTCTGTACGCTCGACGAGCTCGCGCCGCACACCACGCGCACCGATCGCGGTAACGTCTTCGACCTCGAGATGCGCGCCTTCGTCAACGACGTGCAGGTCTCGCGCGGCAACGTGAAGGACATGAACTGGACCTTCGCGCAAATCCTGGAGCGCGCCAGCTACGGCGCCACCCTCTACCCCGGGGATGTCATTGGCTCCGGCACCTGCGGTACCGGCTGCTTCCTCGAGCTCAATGGCTCGAAGATCACGAACAACCAGTGGCTCCAGCCCGGCGACCGCGTGGCCCTCGAAATCGACGGGCTCGGTCAGCTGCTGAACACGATCGCGGCGGACGAGGAGACCTGCCAGGTCGGCTGA
- a CDS encoding biopolymer transporter ExbD: protein MTGQNLEQQLGPTSPGGGNTPPPPRQPPAPMAVYKRELRREIKRRALEPEINFLNITAMLDMMTIILVFLLKSMSAQTASLPQSADLTIPKSILTTEASQQGVAVLISKSWIIVDDKQVVPVPGDPTHGVEGKYKRGGPNDLYITELASRLQSWRDRDKQVRASTGKDATGSEAIIIADKDTPYRLLVEVLFTLGQTEFNKFHLMVLQGSKR, encoded by the coding sequence ATGACCGGGCAAAACTTGGAGCAGCAGCTGGGCCCCACGTCACCGGGAGGCGGCAACACCCCTCCGCCGCCGCGCCAGCCACCGGCGCCGATGGCGGTCTACAAGCGGGAGCTGCGCCGCGAGATCAAGCGCCGGGCGCTGGAGCCCGAGATCAACTTCCTCAACATCACCGCCATGCTCGACATGATGACCATCATCTTGGTCTTCTTGCTCAAGAGCATGAGCGCTCAAACGGCGTCGCTGCCCCAATCGGCGGACCTGACGATCCCGAAGAGCATCCTCACCACCGAGGCCTCGCAACAGGGCGTGGCCGTCCTCATCTCCAAGAGCTGGATCATCGTCGACGACAAACAAGTCGTCCCCGTCCCCGGCGACCCGACCCACGGCGTCGAAGGCAAATACAAGCGCGGCGGGCCCAACGATCTCTACATCACCGAGCTGGCGAGCCGCCTTCAAAGCTGGCGCGATCGCGACAAGCAGGTCCGCGCCAGCACCGGCAAAGACGCCACCGGCAGCGAGGCCATCATCATCGCCGACAAAGACACTCCGTATCGTCTCTTGGTCGAGGTGCTCTTCACCTTGGGGCAGACGGAGTTCAATAAGTTTCACTTGATGGTGCTGCAGGGGTCGAAGCGGTAG
- a CDS encoding biopolymer transporter ExbD: MERLSAQQRSKIRRLSQPKELAPDEEGGELNIVPFLDIITNVMMFVLATITVTFTATIDSFPPRAGGAGARAPTTPTLGLTILVVPEGFSVKARGGNVAPGCNEAGPGLAIGKTGNEWDYAKLTACVQKLKASSDAFKDETSVTISGNPNIPYQTIISTIDAVRSAPDPSGKDIELFPDVSFGVAR, from the coding sequence ATGGAGAGACTGAGCGCCCAACAACGCAGCAAAATTCGTCGACTGTCGCAGCCGAAAGAGCTGGCGCCCGACGAAGAAGGAGGGGAGCTCAACATCGTTCCCTTCCTCGACATCATCACCAACGTGATGATGTTCGTGCTCGCCACGATCACGGTGACCTTCACGGCCACCATCGACTCCTTCCCGCCGCGCGCGGGTGGCGCGGGAGCTCGCGCGCCCACCACGCCGACCCTCGGGTTGACCATTCTGGTGGTGCCCGAGGGGTTCAGCGTGAAGGCGCGCGGCGGCAACGTCGCCCCGGGCTGCAACGAGGCAGGGCCGGGGCTCGCCATCGGCAAGACCGGCAACGAGTGGGACTACGCGAAGCTGACGGCTTGTGTGCAAAAGCTGAAAGCTTCGTCGGACGCGTTCAAAGACGAGACTTCGGTGACCATCAGCGGCAACCCGAACATCCCGTATCAAACGATCATCTCCACCATCGACGCCGTGCGCAGCGCGCCGGATCCCTCGGGTAAGGACATCGAGCTCTTTCCCGACGTAAGCTTCGGGGTGGCGCGATGA
- a CDS encoding MotA/TolQ/ExbB proton channel family protein, whose translation MFVALLEGGQAAATASSTGGNSLMEAFRESPLFLSINLVVSAVVIAMIVERVAFQFTKYRVNSKEFFAQIKKLVTAGNIDRAIKLCDAGDYPTLQLVKAGLTHANKGPDEIDAAMSEKIGELKPAVEKRIGSLWSLANIATLIGLLGTVYGLIHTFGAVSKEGISAADRQRILANGIAEAMYNTAFGLGIAVMCMIAHLILHQRSKNIQHDLDATQERVFNLLTISTRPGGY comes from the coding sequence ATGTTTGTTGCCCTTCTAGAGGGAGGTCAGGCAGCGGCGACGGCCAGCAGCACCGGCGGCAATAGCCTGATGGAGGCGTTCCGTGAGAGTCCGCTTTTTCTTTCGATCAATCTCGTGGTCAGTGCGGTCGTCATCGCGATGATCGTGGAGCGCGTCGCGTTCCAGTTCACCAAGTACCGGGTGAACTCCAAGGAATTCTTCGCGCAGATCAAGAAGTTGGTCACGGCAGGCAACATCGATCGCGCCATCAAGTTGTGTGATGCGGGTGACTACCCGACCTTACAACTCGTGAAAGCGGGTCTCACCCACGCCAACAAAGGTCCGGATGAGATTGACGCTGCGATGAGCGAGAAGATTGGTGAGCTCAAGCCGGCCGTCGAAAAGCGCATCGGTTCGCTGTGGTCTCTCGCGAACATCGCCACCCTGATCGGTCTTCTTGGAACGGTTTACGGTCTGATTCACACCTTCGGCGCCGTCTCGAAGGAGGGCATCTCTGCCGCAGACCGTCAGCGCATTCTGGCCAACGGTATCGCGGAGGCCATGTACAACACGGCGTTCGGTCTGGGCATCGCCGTCATGTGCATGATCGCGCACCTCATCCTGCACCAGCGCTCCAAGAACATTCAGCACGATCTGGACGCCACCCAGGAGCGCGTCTTCAACCTGCTCACCATCTCGACCCGACCCGGCGGCTACTGA
- a CDS encoding MotA/TolQ/ExbB proton channel family protein has translation MAALWKHFRDGGPGMYLILFWSIITIGVIIERALYLYGSSINKDVFLATMQKCILAGDVAKAVKMCSAANAPLARIVQAGLVKVNRSDEEVQAAMDEAALREIPKIAKRTGFLALLANLSMLSGLLGTVGGLISSFGAVSGESVDPSQKARILAEGISEAMNCTAFGLIIAIIGLIGYAVLNGKTQSLEDDINEASVQVLNLVVTNRQKVNLGGVAHAA, from the coding sequence ATGGCTGCTCTTTGGAAGCATTTTAGAGATGGTGGACCGGGTATGTACCTGATCCTCTTCTGGTCGATCATCACCATCGGCGTCATCATCGAACGCGCCCTGTACCTTTATGGCTCTTCGATAAACAAAGACGTATTTCTCGCCACGATGCAGAAATGTATTCTCGCGGGAGATGTAGCGAAAGCCGTCAAGATGTGCTCCGCGGCCAACGCTCCGCTCGCGCGCATCGTCCAGGCAGGTCTGGTCAAGGTGAACCGCTCGGACGAAGAAGTTCAGGCGGCGATGGATGAAGCAGCCCTCCGCGAGATCCCCAAGATTGCCAAGCGCACCGGCTTCCTCGCGCTGCTGGCCAACCTGTCCATGCTCTCGGGTTTGCTCGGCACCGTCGGCGGTCTGATCTCCAGCTTCGGCGCCGTCTCCGGTGAGAGCGTCGACCCGAGCCAGAAGGCCCGCATCTTGGCCGAAGGCATCTCGGAAGCGATGAACTGCACCGCGTTCGGTCTGATCATTGCCATCATCGGCCTCATTGGATATGCCGTCCTCAACGGCAAGACCCAGTCGCTCGAAGACGACATCAACGAGGCGAGCGTTCAAGTGCTCAACCTCGTGGTCACCAACCGCCAGAAGGTCAACCTGGGCGGCGTGGCGCACGCGGCGTAG
- a CDS encoding biopolymer transporter ExbD — protein MAGVDIGGGGGGRRSLDSEINMIPMIDLLMVTISFLLITAVWSHMARLNADAQVPGPPRPDEEITKVEPEKQLHIEMRDQDKSKFTLVWKQGATVVNSIDVPRKDVVVNESNIEVIRYPELARKITEEWKNVGSHRDATDRKLDQAVLHTDNDTPYSNIIGVIDAVYQTHRPMNLGSRTEPVSAFNVTFSVN, from the coding sequence ATGGCAGGTGTAGACATCGGTGGTGGTGGCGGAGGCCGGAGATCGCTCGACTCGGAGATCAACATGATCCCGATGATCGACCTTCTCATGGTGACCATCTCGTTCTTGCTCATCACTGCGGTGTGGTCGCACATGGCCCGACTGAACGCCGATGCGCAGGTCCCGGGTCCTCCCAGGCCCGACGAGGAGATCACCAAGGTCGAGCCCGAGAAGCAGCTGCACATCGAGATGCGCGATCAAGACAAATCGAAGTTTACCCTGGTGTGGAAACAGGGCGCGACGGTCGTCAATTCGATTGACGTGCCTCGCAAAGACGTGGTCGTGAACGAGTCGAACATCGAAGTCATTCGCTATCCGGAGCTGGCGCGCAAGATCACCGAAGAGTGGAAGAACGTCGGTTCGCACCGCGACGCCACCGATAGGAAGCTCGATCAGGCCGTCCTGCACACCGACAACGACACGCCCTACTCGAACATCATCGGCGTCATCGACGCGGTCTATCAGACCCATCGCCCCATGAACCTCGGTAGCAGGACCGAGCCCGTCTCGGCTTTCAACGTCACCTTCAGCGTGAACTGA
- a CDS encoding biopolymer transporter ExbD translates to MPVHNPGRRLMHNVPLRFVQKKVQGLGHRSINANLSLTSMIDFLVVTVVFLLITFSASGETPVQKGVNLPKAENTLDMIDAPLVAVAGSQILVDGAPAGNTRAIEDSKRLQRVDELYNMLKGKRETWKQARPGKEFPGVVVLQIDQKVPAVVVKSVFQTSAFAGYPNVSFMVNTIPKTEH, encoded by the coding sequence ATGCCTGTTCATAACCCTGGTCGGCGGCTGATGCACAATGTGCCGCTTCGTTTCGTGCAGAAGAAGGTGCAGGGCCTCGGGCACCGCTCGATCAACGCCAACCTGTCGTTGACGAGCATGATCGACTTCCTCGTCGTGACCGTCGTCTTCTTGCTGATCACGTTCAGCGCCTCCGGCGAGACCCCCGTGCAAAAAGGGGTGAACCTCCCCAAGGCCGAGAACACGCTCGATATGATCGACGCCCCGTTGGTGGCCGTGGCAGGGAGCCAGATCCTGGTGGACGGCGCACCGGCCGGTAACACGCGGGCCATCGAGGACTCGAAGCGCCTGCAGCGGGTCGACGAGCTTTACAACATGCTCAAGGGCAAGCGCGAGACGTGGAAGCAAGCGCGCCCCGGCAAAGAGTTCCCCGGCGTCGTCGTTCTGCAGATCGATCAGAAGGTGCCGGCGGTGGTGGTGAAGAGCGTGTTCCAGACGTCGGCGTTCGCGGGCTACCCGAATGTCAGCTTCATGGTGAACACGATCCCCAAGACCGAGCACTGA